The Phaeodactylum tricornutum CCAP 1055/1 chromosome 6, whole genome shotgun sequence region TTGCTAGGATTGAAGCAAAAAAAGGGATTTTCCAAGTATACAAATGCTGCAATCTCTTTCGACTCTACTGTCTGCCCATGGATGGCCGTCCTATCCTGGCTACGACTCCCAACGACCAATTGCGTCGCAAAAACTTATAACAGTAAGTTAGTCGCATACGCCTTGGAAAATGAATACGCCCTGCCGTTTTGTATAGGAAAGTAGATAAGAGACGAAAAACGAACTCCGTTCCGCTTTGGCTTTTCGTTAGACAACTAGTTGATTtgtttttcacagtcaaagaagCATTCTGATTATGTAAGAAAAATTGGTCTTTGGATCTTTGCACGCTTCAATTTGGAGCATGGTCTCAGCGACTCCTCAACAAAAGCTTATCAGTCTAAGTGCTCTCCGAGATCGTTTATCCGTCTAGACCGGACTTTCCGAAATCGATGTAATCCATCCGATTCATGTGCTTGAAGGAATCTATCATTTCGCGAAGTTTCTCTTCCTTGTCTAGCGCTGTTTCGGAACGCATTTGGGCAAGTTTGCGTGTATACACATCAGCTTGGTCCGCAACGGTGGCGTGCTCGTCCACATTCAAATGACGGCGCCCATTTTTGTGATCCATCAACTGACGACGGCGATCTTCGATCATGACTTGCAACTGACTCATT contains the following coding sequences:
- a CDS encoding predicted protein, which translates into the protein MKVFFVFVILSAFFSMIYAKTVKERLMDFRHVSDTEPSPEALAALQAHDNKRMSQLQVMIEDRRRQLMDHKNGRRHLNVDEHATVADQADVYTRKLAQMRSETALDKEEKLREMIDSFKHMNRMDYIDFGKSGLDG